The Equus asinus isolate D_3611 breed Donkey chromosome 22, EquAss-T2T_v2, whole genome shotgun sequence genome has a segment encoding these proteins:
- the ATF1 gene encoding cyclic AMP-dependent transcription factor ATF-1 isoform X10, whose product MSVPTPIYQTSTGQYIAIAPNGALQLASPGTDGVQGLQTLTMTNSGSTQQGTTILQYAQTSDGQQILVPSNQVVVQTASGDMQTYQIRTTPSATSLPQTVVMTSPVTLTSQTTKTDDPQLKREIRLMKNREAARECRRKKKEYVKCLENRVAVLENQNKTLIEELKTLKDLYSHKSV is encoded by the exons ATGTCTGTTCCAACTCCCATCTATCAGACTAGCACCGGACAGTACA TTGCCATTGCCCCAAATGGAGCCTTACAGCTGGCCAGTCCAGGCACAGATGGAGTACAGGGACTTCAGACATTAACCATGACAAATTCAGGCAGTACTCAGCAAGGTACAACAATTCTCCAGTATGCACAGACCTCTGATGGACAGCAAATACTTGTGCCCAGCAACCAGGTGGTTGTACAAA CTGCATCAGGTGATATGCAGACATATCAGATCCGTACCACACCTTCAGCTACTTCACTGCCACAAACTGTGGTGATGACATCTCCTGTGACTCTTACATCTCAGACAACTAAGACAGATGACCCccaattgaaaagagaaataaggttGATGAAAAACAG AGAAGCTGCTCGAGAATGtcgcagaaagaagaaagaatacgTGAAATGCCTGGAAAATCGAGTTGCAGTCctggaaaatcaaaataaaactctAATAGAAGAGTTAAAAACTTTGAAGGATCTTTATTCCCATAAAAGTGTTTGA